The Neomonachus schauinslandi chromosome 11, ASM220157v2, whole genome shotgun sequence genome contains a region encoding:
- the LOC110575700 gene encoding follitropin subunit beta, protein MKSVQFCFLFCCWRAICSKSCELTNITITVEKEECRFCISINTTWCAGYCYTRDLVYKDPARPNIQKTCTFKELVYETVKMPGCAHQADSLYTYPVATECHCGRCDSDSTDCTVRGLGPSYCSFSEMKE, encoded by the exons ATGAAGTCAGTCcagttttgcttccttttctgcTGCTGGAGAGCAATCTGCTCCAAGAGCTGTGAGCTGACCAACATCACCATCACAGTGGAAAAGGAGGAATGTCGCTTCTGCATAAGCATCAATACCACATGGTGTGCCGGCTACTGCTACACCCGG GATCTAGTGTACAAGGACCCAGCCAGGCCCAACATCCAGAAAACATGTACCTTCAAAGAGCTGGTGTATGAGACCGTGAAGATGCCTGGCTGCGCTCACCAGGCAGATTCCCTATATACCTATCCAGTAGCCACTGAATGTCACTGTGGCAGATGTGACAGTGACAGCACTGACTGCACTGTGAGAGGCTTGGGGCCCAGCTACTGCTCCTTCagtgaaatgaaagaataa